The uncultured Subdoligranulum sp. genomic sequence TATTTTATCGCCAACTCCCACTACATTGCCCAGCGCATCAAAAAGTACTATCGCCGGGACAGCGACGTGATCTATCCCTGCTGCCACATCAATGAGGCACCCTTCGTGAAGAAGGAGGACTTCTATCTGGTGGTGGGCCGCCTGACCTGGTACAAGCGGGTGGACCTGGCGGTGGCCGCCTGCACCAAGCTGGGCAAGCGGCTCGTCGTCATTGGCGGCGGCGGGGAGGAGGGCAAGCTCAAGGCCATGGCCGGGCCCACCATTGAATTCAAGGGCGGCGGCCTCAGCGACGAGGAGGTGCGCGGGTACTACCTGCGGGCCAAGGCGTTCCTCTTCCCCGGGGAGGAGGATTTCGGCATCACGCCGGTGGAGGCTCAGTCGGCGGGCACGCCGGTGCTGGCCTACGGCCGCGGCGGCGCCTGCGAGACAGTGCTGCCCGGCAAGACCGGCTACTGGTTCCACGAGCAGACGCCCGACAGCCTGATGCGCTGCATCGAAGTGTTCGAGCGGGACGGCGTGGCCTACACCAAGGAAGAGATCCGGGAACACAGCCGCTCTTTCAGCGAAGCGCGGTTTGAGAAGGAGCTGGGAGAATACTGCGCCCGGCGCATGGCAGACTGGCAGCAGGAACTGCTGGACTGCTCCCACTGGCAGAAGGAGGAAATGGATTGAACCCCATTGTCATCAACGGCACCGTGCTGTGCGACAACATCACCGGCATCCCGCGCTACGTGTATGAGACGGTCACCCGGCTGGACACCCTGCTGGAGGGGACCGGCCTGGATGTGCGCATCGCCTACCGGGACGACGGCCGTCCCATCCACCTGCCGGAACTGAAAAACATCCGGCTGGTGCCCCTCAAGGCGGTGAAGTATTTTTACAACATGGCGGTGCTGCCGGCCTATCTGCGGCGCAACCACGCCTTCTTTGTGGGGCTGGCCAGCGATATGCTCATGACCCGCCGCAGCGTGGTGGTGCTGCACGACATCCGCCCGCTGGTGATGGATACCGACCGGGGCTTTTTCCGGTTCAAGTTCTGGGTACACTGCCTGTCCACCAAATGGTTCGCCCAGAAGGTGTACACCGTCAGTGAGGACCAGCGCCGGCTCATCAGCGACAAGCTGGGCATTCCCCTGGACAAGATCGGGGTGACCTACAACGGCTGGGAGCACATGAAGCAGGTGACCCCTGACGAGAGCATCTTCGACAAGCTGCCCGGCGTGACGAAAGGGGAATACTTCTACGCCCTGGGGAGTCTGGCCAAGCACAAGAACTTCAAGTGGATCCGGGAGGTGGCCCGCCGCAATCCCGACAAGACTTTTGTGGTGGCGGGGGGCAAGGACCTGCGGGCCTTCGGTGACGATGCCGAGGCCAGGGACACGGCCAACGTGTTTTATC encodes the following:
- a CDS encoding glycosyltransferase, coding for MSKTEPKVAIVHDWLVAYAGADRVVDCMHHVFPNAVIYTLVYDEKKMPAWFKDYDIRTTWVQRIPFATRIYKNLLPLMPGAFEALDLSEYDLVLSSSSSCAKGVITRPDAVHICYCHTPTRYVWDFYYTYRDNANWLVKAVMPHQIHKMRVWDKCAADRVDYFIANSHYIAQRIKKYYRRDSDVIYPCCHINEAPFVKKEDFYLVVGRLTWYKRVDLAVAACTKLGKRLVVIGGGGEEGKLKAMAGPTIEFKGGGLSDEEVRGYYLRAKAFLFPGEEDFGITPVEAQSAGTPVLAYGRGGACETVLPGKTGYWFHEQTPDSLMRCIEVFERDGVAYTKEEIREHSRSFSEARFEKELGEYCARRMADWQQELLDCSHWQKEEMD
- a CDS encoding glycosyltransferase family 1 protein, translated to MNPIVINGTVLCDNITGIPRYVYETVTRLDTLLEGTGLDVRIAYRDDGRPIHLPELKNIRLVPLKAVKYFYNMAVLPAYLRRNHAFFVGLASDMLMTRRSVVVLHDIRPLVMDTDRGFFRFKFWVHCLSTKWFAQKVYTVSEDQRRLISDKLGIPLDKIGVTYNGWEHMKQVTPDESIFDKLPGVTKGEYFYALGSLAKHKNFKWIREVARRNPDKTFVVAGGKDLRAFGDDAEARDTANVFYPGYVSDAENAALMQNCKLFLHPAVFEGFGIPPLEALALGAPIALARASCLPELYGDTARYFDPYDYEVDLDALAAQPVAPPDKVLEKYSWDKTAAFWLEQIKRYAAQ